One window of the Nicotiana tabacum cultivar K326 chromosome 4, ASM71507v2, whole genome shotgun sequence genome contains the following:
- the LOC107826149 gene encoding uncharacterized protein LOC107826149 isoform X1 — MTLMASAISAPTASSSSSLSSFTSKRLSFSALSNSSISAPKVQLLKWIPYSGLTPFSSWNGLKQLSISKSQYSVQIGRSRKHKGKGVYASLFGVGAPEALVIGVVALLVFGPKGLAEVARNLGKTLREFQPTIRELQEVSRDFKSTLEREIGLDDIKGSGQDTIKSSTTLRQEVDPNGSPSPSIASSSEEDMERLLRIAEAEKQAEKDLASLLESQSESRTVSQVADNTSSSDRAYSTEEYLKITEEQLNAAAQLQNETSIPEQSPINAQSLSQDNSSSSDGAYSSEEVSKITELQLSSPQQSPSNVQSQSQETLKEAASPIPSSQKPESET; from the exons ATGACCCTCATGGCTTCTGCAATCTCTGCTCctactgcttcttcttcttcttcactatcATCATTCACTAGTAAAAGACTCTCTTTCTCTGCCCTTTCAAATTCTTCCATTTCAGCTCCCAAAGTTCAGTTGTTGAAGTGGATTCCTTACTCGGGTCTCACCCCTTTCTCTTCTTGGAATGGACTGAAGCAACTCTCCATTTCAAAATCTCAATATTCAGTACAAATTG GAAGAAGTAGAAAACATAAAGGGAAAGGTGTTTATGCATCTCTGTTTGGTGTTGGTGCACCTGAGGCACTAGTAATTGGGGTTGTGGCCTTGCTTGTGTTTGGCCCAAAAGGTCTTGCCGAG GTTGCTCGTAACCTTGGGAAAACTTTGCGTGAATTTCAACCTACTATCAGAGAACTTCAG GAAGTTTCAAGGGACTTCAAGAGCACACTTGAACGAGAGATTGGCCTTGATGACATTAAAGGTTCAGGCCAAGACACAATTAAGTCTAGCACAACTTTAAGACAGGAGGTTGATCCCA ATGGTTCTCCATCGCCAAGCATAGCTTCCTCAAGTGAGGAGGACATGGAAAGGCTGCTGAGAATCGCTGAGGCTGAAAAACAAGCTGAGAAAGACCTTGCATCCTTACTTGAAAGTCAGTCTGAATCCCGAACTGTGTCACAAG TTGCAGATAATACTTCTTCCTCAGATAGAGCATACTCAACTGAAGAGTACTTGAAGATCACCGAGGAGCAGCTAAACGCAGCTGCTCAGCTGCAGAATGAGACATCTATTCCCGAGCAAAGCCCCATCAATGCCCAAAGCCTGTCGCAAG ATAATTCATCTTCCTCAGATGGAGCATATTCAAGTGAAGAGGTTTCAAAGATCACTGAGCTGCAGCTATCTTCTCCCCAGCAAAGCCCCTCCAATGTCCAAAGCCAGTCGCAAG AAACTCTGAAAGAAGCTGCCTCGCCGATCCCTTCTTCCCAGAAACCTGAAAGCGAGACATAG
- the LOC107826149 gene encoding sec-independent protein translocase protein TATB, chloroplastic isoform X5 codes for MTLMASAISAPTASSSSSLSSFTSKRLSFSALSNSSISAPKVQLLKWIPYSGLTPFSSWNGLKQLSISKSQYSVQIGRSRKHKGKGVYASLFGVGAPEALVIGVVALLVFGPKGLAEVARNLGKTLREFQPTIRELQEVSRDFKSTLEREIGLDDIKDGSPSPSIASSSEEDMERLLRIAEAEKQAEKDLASLLESQSESRTVSQVADNTSSSDRAYSTEEYLKITEEQLNAAAQLQNETSIPEQSPINAQSLSQDNSSSSDGAYSSEEVSKITELQLSSPQQSPSNVQSQSQETLKEAASPIPSSQKPESET; via the exons ATGACCCTCATGGCTTCTGCAATCTCTGCTCctactgcttcttcttcttcttcactatcATCATTCACTAGTAAAAGACTCTCTTTCTCTGCCCTTTCAAATTCTTCCATTTCAGCTCCCAAAGTTCAGTTGTTGAAGTGGATTCCTTACTCGGGTCTCACCCCTTTCTCTTCTTGGAATGGACTGAAGCAACTCTCCATTTCAAAATCTCAATATTCAGTACAAATTG GAAGAAGTAGAAAACATAAAGGGAAAGGTGTTTATGCATCTCTGTTTGGTGTTGGTGCACCTGAGGCACTAGTAATTGGGGTTGTGGCCTTGCTTGTGTTTGGCCCAAAAGGTCTTGCCGAG GTTGCTCGTAACCTTGGGAAAACTTTGCGTGAATTTCAACCTACTATCAGAGAACTTCAG GAAGTTTCAAGGGACTTCAAGAGCACACTTGAACGAGAGATTGGCCTTGATGACATTAAAG ATGGTTCTCCATCGCCAAGCATAGCTTCCTCAAGTGAGGAGGACATGGAAAGGCTGCTGAGAATCGCTGAGGCTGAAAAACAAGCTGAGAAAGACCTTGCATCCTTACTTGAAAGTCAGTCTGAATCCCGAACTGTGTCACAAG TTGCAGATAATACTTCTTCCTCAGATAGAGCATACTCAACTGAAGAGTACTTGAAGATCACCGAGGAGCAGCTAAACGCAGCTGCTCAGCTGCAGAATGAGACATCTATTCCCGAGCAAAGCCCCATCAATGCCCAAAGCCTGTCGCAAG ATAATTCATCTTCCTCAGATGGAGCATATTCAAGTGAAGAGGTTTCAAAGATCACTGAGCTGCAGCTATCTTCTCCCCAGCAAAGCCCCTCCAATGTCCAAAGCCAGTCGCAAG AAACTCTGAAAGAAGCTGCCTCGCCGATCCCTTCTTCCCAGAAACCTGAAAGCGAGACATAG
- the LOC107826149 gene encoding uncharacterized protein LOC107826149 isoform X3 encodes MTLMASAISAPTASSSSSLSSFTSKRLSFSALSNSSISAPKVQLLKWIPYSGLTPFSSWNGLKQLSISKSQYSVQIGRSRKHKGKGVYASLFGVGAPEALVIGVVALLVFGPKGLAEVARNLGKTLREFQPTIRELQEVSRDFKSTLEREIGLDDIKGSGQDTIKSSTTLRQEVDPNGSPSPSIASSSEEDMERLLRIAEAEKQAEKDLASLLESQSESRTVSQVADNTSSSDRAYSTEEYLKITEEQLNAAAQLQNETSIPEQSPINAQSLSQDGAYSSEEVSKITELQLSSPQQSPSNVQSQSQETLKEAASPIPSSQKPESET; translated from the exons ATGACCCTCATGGCTTCTGCAATCTCTGCTCctactgcttcttcttcttcttcactatcATCATTCACTAGTAAAAGACTCTCTTTCTCTGCCCTTTCAAATTCTTCCATTTCAGCTCCCAAAGTTCAGTTGTTGAAGTGGATTCCTTACTCGGGTCTCACCCCTTTCTCTTCTTGGAATGGACTGAAGCAACTCTCCATTTCAAAATCTCAATATTCAGTACAAATTG GAAGAAGTAGAAAACATAAAGGGAAAGGTGTTTATGCATCTCTGTTTGGTGTTGGTGCACCTGAGGCACTAGTAATTGGGGTTGTGGCCTTGCTTGTGTTTGGCCCAAAAGGTCTTGCCGAG GTTGCTCGTAACCTTGGGAAAACTTTGCGTGAATTTCAACCTACTATCAGAGAACTTCAG GAAGTTTCAAGGGACTTCAAGAGCACACTTGAACGAGAGATTGGCCTTGATGACATTAAAGGTTCAGGCCAAGACACAATTAAGTCTAGCACAACTTTAAGACAGGAGGTTGATCCCA ATGGTTCTCCATCGCCAAGCATAGCTTCCTCAAGTGAGGAGGACATGGAAAGGCTGCTGAGAATCGCTGAGGCTGAAAAACAAGCTGAGAAAGACCTTGCATCCTTACTTGAAAGTCAGTCTGAATCCCGAACTGTGTCACAAG TTGCAGATAATACTTCTTCCTCAGATAGAGCATACTCAACTGAAGAGTACTTGAAGATCACCGAGGAGCAGCTAAACGCAGCTGCTCAGCTGCAGAATGAGACATCTATTCCCGAGCAAAGCCCCATCAATGCCCAAAGCCTGTCGCAAG ATGGAGCATATTCAAGTGAAGAGGTTTCAAAGATCACTGAGCTGCAGCTATCTTCTCCCCAGCAAAGCCCCTCCAATGTCCAAAGCCAGTCGCAAG AAACTCTGAAAGAAGCTGCCTCGCCGATCCCTTCTTCCCAGAAACCTGAAAGCGAGACATAG
- the LOC107826149 gene encoding uncharacterized protein LOC107826149 isoform X4, whose amino-acid sequence MTLMASAISAPTASSSSSLSSFTSKRLSFSALSNSSISAPKVQLLKWIPYSGLTPFSSWNGLKQLSISKSQYSVQIGRSRKHKGKGVYASLFGVGAPEALVIGVVALLVFGPKGLAEVARNLGKTLREFQPTIRELQEVSRDFKSTLEREIGLDDIKGSGQDTIKSSTTLRQEVDPNGSPSPSIASSSEEDMERLLRIAEAEKQAEKDLASLLESQSESRTVSQDNTSSSDRAYSTEEYLKITEEQLNAAAQLQNETSIPEQSPINAQSLSQDGAYSSEEVSKITELQLSSPQQSPSNVQSQSQETLKEAASPIPSSQKPESET is encoded by the exons ATGACCCTCATGGCTTCTGCAATCTCTGCTCctactgcttcttcttcttcttcactatcATCATTCACTAGTAAAAGACTCTCTTTCTCTGCCCTTTCAAATTCTTCCATTTCAGCTCCCAAAGTTCAGTTGTTGAAGTGGATTCCTTACTCGGGTCTCACCCCTTTCTCTTCTTGGAATGGACTGAAGCAACTCTCCATTTCAAAATCTCAATATTCAGTACAAATTG GAAGAAGTAGAAAACATAAAGGGAAAGGTGTTTATGCATCTCTGTTTGGTGTTGGTGCACCTGAGGCACTAGTAATTGGGGTTGTGGCCTTGCTTGTGTTTGGCCCAAAAGGTCTTGCCGAG GTTGCTCGTAACCTTGGGAAAACTTTGCGTGAATTTCAACCTACTATCAGAGAACTTCAG GAAGTTTCAAGGGACTTCAAGAGCACACTTGAACGAGAGATTGGCCTTGATGACATTAAAGGTTCAGGCCAAGACACAATTAAGTCTAGCACAACTTTAAGACAGGAGGTTGATCCCA ATGGTTCTCCATCGCCAAGCATAGCTTCCTCAAGTGAGGAGGACATGGAAAGGCTGCTGAGAATCGCTGAGGCTGAAAAACAAGCTGAGAAAGACCTTGCATCCTTACTTGAAAGTCAGTCTGAATCCCGAACTGTGTCACAAG ATAATACTTCTTCCTCAGATAGAGCATACTCAACTGAAGAGTACTTGAAGATCACCGAGGAGCAGCTAAACGCAGCTGCTCAGCTGCAGAATGAGACATCTATTCCCGAGCAAAGCCCCATCAATGCCCAAAGCCTGTCGCAAG ATGGAGCATATTCAAGTGAAGAGGTTTCAAAGATCACTGAGCTGCAGCTATCTTCTCCCCAGCAAAGCCCCTCCAATGTCCAAAGCCAGTCGCAAG AAACTCTGAAAGAAGCTGCCTCGCCGATCCCTTCTTCCCAGAAACCTGAAAGCGAGACATAG
- the LOC107826149 gene encoding uncharacterized protein LOC107826149 isoform X2, with product MTLMASAISAPTASSSSSLSSFTSKRLSFSALSNSSISAPKVQLLKWIPYSGLTPFSSWNGLKQLSISKSQYSVQIGRSRKHKGKGVYASLFGVGAPEALVIGVVALLVFGPKGLAEVARNLGKTLREFQPTIRELQEVSRDFKSTLEREIGLDDIKGSGQDTIKSSTTLRQEVDPNGSPSPSIASSSEEDMERLLRIAEAEKQAEKDLASLLESQSESRTVSQDNTSSSDRAYSTEEYLKITEEQLNAAAQLQNETSIPEQSPINAQSLSQDNSSSSDGAYSSEEVSKITELQLSSPQQSPSNVQSQSQETLKEAASPIPSSQKPESET from the exons ATGACCCTCATGGCTTCTGCAATCTCTGCTCctactgcttcttcttcttcttcactatcATCATTCACTAGTAAAAGACTCTCTTTCTCTGCCCTTTCAAATTCTTCCATTTCAGCTCCCAAAGTTCAGTTGTTGAAGTGGATTCCTTACTCGGGTCTCACCCCTTTCTCTTCTTGGAATGGACTGAAGCAACTCTCCATTTCAAAATCTCAATATTCAGTACAAATTG GAAGAAGTAGAAAACATAAAGGGAAAGGTGTTTATGCATCTCTGTTTGGTGTTGGTGCACCTGAGGCACTAGTAATTGGGGTTGTGGCCTTGCTTGTGTTTGGCCCAAAAGGTCTTGCCGAG GTTGCTCGTAACCTTGGGAAAACTTTGCGTGAATTTCAACCTACTATCAGAGAACTTCAG GAAGTTTCAAGGGACTTCAAGAGCACACTTGAACGAGAGATTGGCCTTGATGACATTAAAGGTTCAGGCCAAGACACAATTAAGTCTAGCACAACTTTAAGACAGGAGGTTGATCCCA ATGGTTCTCCATCGCCAAGCATAGCTTCCTCAAGTGAGGAGGACATGGAAAGGCTGCTGAGAATCGCTGAGGCTGAAAAACAAGCTGAGAAAGACCTTGCATCCTTACTTGAAAGTCAGTCTGAATCCCGAACTGTGTCACAAG ATAATACTTCTTCCTCAGATAGAGCATACTCAACTGAAGAGTACTTGAAGATCACCGAGGAGCAGCTAAACGCAGCTGCTCAGCTGCAGAATGAGACATCTATTCCCGAGCAAAGCCCCATCAATGCCCAAAGCCTGTCGCAAG ATAATTCATCTTCCTCAGATGGAGCATATTCAAGTGAAGAGGTTTCAAAGATCACTGAGCTGCAGCTATCTTCTCCCCAGCAAAGCCCCTCCAATGTCCAAAGCCAGTCGCAAG AAACTCTGAAAGAAGCTGCCTCGCCGATCCCTTCTTCCCAGAAACCTGAAAGCGAGACATAG
- the LOC107772760 gene encoding BAHD acyltransferase DCR, whose protein sequence is MAGEVAKEETVVTNVKILKKSNVKPHKPLGKKECQLVTFDLPYLAFYYNQKLLIYKGAENFEETVEKLKDGLALVLEDFYQLAGKLGKDEEEVFKVEYDDDMDGAEVIAAAAEGIEVADLTDEEGTSKFLDLIPCNKILNFEGLHRPLLAVQLTKLKDGLTIGIAFNHAVLDGTSTWHFMTSWAELCCGSTSISVPPFLERTKARNTRVKLNLSPPSDAPESAKSATNGEVIPSVDPPLRERLFKFSESAIDQIKSKVNTNPPEGSSAPFSTFQSLSAHVWLAVTRARQLKPEDYTVYTVFADCRKRVDPPMPESYFGNLIQAIFTVTAAGLLLAQPIEFAAGMIQQAIVKHDAKAIDERNKEWESNPKIFQYKDAGVNCVAVGSSPRFKVYDVDFGWGKPESVRSGSNNRFDGMVYLYQGKNGGRSIDVEISLEANAMERLEKDKEFLMEA, encoded by the exons ATGGCAGGTGAAGTAGCAAAGGAGGAAACTGTTGTCACAAATGTGAAAATCCTGAAGAAAAGTAACGTAAAACCACATAAACCACTAGGCAAAAAAGAGTGCCAATTGGTAACATTTGATCTTCCTTACTTAGCTTTCTATTACAACCAAAAACTGCTGATCTATAAGGGTGCTGAAAACTTTGAGGAAACGGTGGAAAAACTGAAAGATGGTCTTGCCTTAGTGTTGGAAGATTTCTATCAACTAGCTGGGAAACTGGGAAAAGATGAAGAGGAGGTTTTCAAGGTGGAATACGACGATGACATGGACGGCGCGGAGGTGATAGCGGCCGCCGCAGAAGGGATTGAAGTTGCAGATCTTACGGATGAAGAAGGCACCTCCAAATTCCTGGATTTAATTCCTTGTAATAAAATCTTGAATTTTGAAGGGCTTCACCGGCCTCTTCTGGCTGTGCAG CTCACCAAGCTCAAGGATGGACTCACCATTGGAATAGCATTTAATCATGCTGTACTGGACGGTACTTCCACGTGGCACTTCATGACCTCCTGGGCCGAGCTCTGTTGTGGGTCCACCTCCATCTCGGTCCCACCTTTCCTCGAACGCACCAAAGCTCGCAACACCCGAGTCAAGCTCAACCTTTCCCCGCCATCCGACGCACCAGAATCTGCTAAGTCAGCAACCAATGGTGAAGTCATCCCCAGCGTGGACCCACCTCTCCGCGAAAGGCTCTTCAAGTTCTCCGAGTCAGCAATTGACCAAATCAAGTCAAAGGTCAACACTAATCCCCCAGAGGGATCCTCCGCCCCATTCTCAACATTCCAATCGCTCTCCGCACACGTGTGGCTCGCCGTGACACGTGCCCGCCAGCTCAAGCCGGAGGACTACACAGTCTACACCGTCTTCGCCGATTGCAGGAAAAGAGTCGACCCTCCGATGCCGGAGAGTTACTTCGGAAACCTAATTCAGGCGATTTTCACGGTGACAGCAGCGGGTTTATTGCTGGCACAGCCAATTGAGTTCGCAGCGGGGATGATACAGCAAGCAATTGTGAAACACGACGCTAAGGCGATCGATGAACGTAACAAAGAATGGGAAAGTAACCCGAAGATTTTTCAGTACAAAGATGCAGGAGTGAATTGCGTGGCAGTTGGAAGCTCGCCGAGGTTTAAGGTGTACGACGTGGATTTTGGATGGGGAAAGCCGGAGAGTGTGAGGAGTGGATCGAATAATAGGTTTGATGGGATGGTGTATTTGTATCAAGGGAAAAATGGAGGAAGAAGCATTGATGTGGAGATTAGCTTGGAAGCAAATGCAATGGAGAGGTTGGAGAAGGATAAAGAGTTTCTCATGGAAGCTTAA